From a single Nicotiana tomentosiformis chromosome 2, ASM39032v3, whole genome shotgun sequence genomic region:
- the LOC104090498 gene encoding laccase-11-like translates to MAKQTSFFPLLGFLVIGFLCFICLPAEAALKKYQFDVQVANVSRLCHAKPIVTVNGRFPGPTIYAREGDRVQINVTNFAQYNLSIHWHGLKQYRNGWADGPAYITQCPIQTGNSYVYDFNITGQRGTLWWHAHILWLRATVYGAIVIMPQQGTPFPFPQPDREEVLVLGEWWDADVEEVEKQGNALGIPPNMSDAHTINGKPGPLFPCSEKHTFAMEVKKGKTYLLRIVNAALNDELFFALANHTFTVVEIDAVYTKPFSTEAILIAPGQTTNVLVRANQVPGRYFMAARAFMDAPISVDNKTATAIFQYKGIPESVLPKLPSLPAQNDTDFALTYNSKLKSLNTPKYPANVPLNVDRHLLFTVGLGINPCPTCLNGTRLTASLNNITFSMPQTALLQAHYFNIKGVYTPDFPDKPPTQFNFTGAPLTANLRTNLGTRLNKIAFNSTIELVIQDTNLLSVESHPFHLHGYNFFVVGTGVGNFDPKKDPAKYNLIDPIERNTVGVPTGGWTAIRFRADNPGVWFFHCHLELHTGWGLKTAFLVEDGPGSDHNILPPPKDLPHC, encoded by the exons ATGGCAAAGCAGACAAGTTTCTTTCCACTGCTAGGCTTCCTTGTCATTGGATTTCTTTGTTTCATTTGTCTACCTGCTGAGGCTGCCCTTAAGAAATATCAGTTTGAT GTTCAAGTGGCAAATGTGAGCAGATTGTGCCATGCAAAACCAATTGTTACAGTTAATGGGAGATTTCCCGGGCCAACTATATATGCTAGAGAAGGAGATAGAGTTCAAATAAATGTTACTAACTTTGCACAGTATAACTTGTCCATCCACTG GCATGGATTGAAACAATATCGCAATGGTTGGGCAGACGGGCCAGCTTACATAACTCAGTGCCCTATTCAGACAGGAAATAGCTATGTTTATGACTTCAATATAACAGGACAAAGAGGAACCTTATGGTGGCATGCACACATTCTTTGGCTAAGAGCAACAGTCTATGGTGCTATAGTGATCATGCCACAACAAGGAACTCCCTTCCCTTTCCCTCAGCCAGATAGGGAAGAAGTACTTGTACTAG GAGAATGGTGGGATGCTGATGTAGAAGAAGTAGAGAAACAAGGAAACGCATTGGGTATTCCACCTAATATGTCTGATGCTCACACAATCAACGGAAAGCCAGGGCCTCTTTTTCCATGTTCTGAGAAAC ATACTTTTGCCATGGAAGTGAAAAAAGGGAAGACATACCTGTTGAGAATTGTCAACGCTGCTCTCAATGATGAGCTGTTTTTTGCCCTGGCTAATCATACTTTCACAGTAGTAGAAATTGATGCAGTTTACACGAAACCATTCAGCACAGAGGCCATTCTGATTGCACCAGGGCAGACTACAAACGTTCTGGTTCGTGCCAACCAAGTTCCAGGAAGATACTTCATGGCTGCAAGGGCATTCATGGATGCTCCAATCTCTGTGGATAACAAGACTGCTACTGCTATATTCCAGTACAAGGGAATCCCAGAAAGTgtacttccaaaacttccaagcTTGCCAGCACAAAATGACACAGACTTTGCTTTGACCTATAACTCTAAACTCAAAAGCCTAAATACCCCTAAATATCCAGCAAACGTTCCCCTAAATGTTGATCGACACCTCTTGTTTACAGTAGGCCTAGGAATAAATCCTTGTCCCACCTGTCTAAATGGAACTCGGCTAACGGCTTCTCTCAACAACATTACCTTTAGCATGCCACAAACTGCACTTCTTCAAGCTCATTACTTCAACATTAAGGGTGTATACACTCCAGATTTCCCAGACAAACCACCTACTCAATTCAATTTTACAGGGGCACCTCTTACAGCCAACCTAAGGACAAATCTAGGCACAAGGCTTAATAAGATTGCTTTCAATTCCACTATCGAACTAGTTATCCAAGACACCAACTTGTTATCGGTGGAATCACATCCTTTCCATCTCCATGGCTACAATTTCTTTGTGGTTGGAACTGGTGTCGGAAACTTTGACCCCAAAAAGGATCCAGCAAAATACAACTTGATTGATCCAATAGAAAGAAATACTGTAGGTGTTCCAACTGGCGGTTGGACTGCTATTCGATTCAGAGCTGATAATCCAG GGGTCTGGTTTTTTCACTGTCATCTGGAGTTGCACACAGGATGGGGACTGAAAACAGCATTTTTAGTGGAAGATGGGCCAGGATCAGATCACAATATTCTTCCTCCACCAAAGGATCTTCCACACTGCTAA